One Candidatus Cloacimonadota bacterium DNA window includes the following coding sequences:
- a CDS encoding RnfABCDGE type electron transport complex subunit B: MEQIAVITLAASLLSQIGTPVIILGAMGLVFGLILAFAAKVFAVKIDPRVEQITAALPGANCGACGKAGCAGYADSIVNSGAEVNLCAPGGPEAAAAIARIMGTEAGSMEKKVAVIHCSSGGYNNTKWKYAYQGIESCLSAVNVAGGPNLCAWGCIGFNDCMKACKFGAISVDACGMRVIDADKCTACGACVKACPRKLIELVPLKNDVHVKCSSQDKGPLAKQSCGNEKPCIGCGICGRKCPVQAITIENNLARIDYAKCINCGICATACPTGAILDLICGARKKAEITDELCIGCTICAKSCPVQAISGEVKQVHKIDKEKCVGCEICVSKCPKQAIKMV; the protein is encoded by the coding sequence ATGGAACAAATTGCCGTTATCACCCTCGCCGCTTCGCTGCTCTCCCAGATCGGGACCCCGGTGATCATTTTAGGCGCCATGGGGCTTGTCTTCGGGCTCATCCTCGCTTTCGCCGCCAAGGTCTTTGCCGTGAAGATCGACCCCCGGGTGGAACAGATCACCGCCGCGCTGCCCGGCGCCAACTGCGGAGCCTGCGGCAAAGCCGGCTGCGCGGGCTACGCAGACTCCATCGTCAACTCCGGCGCGGAAGTGAATCTCTGCGCACCCGGCGGACCTGAAGCCGCTGCCGCCATCGCCCGGATCATGGGCACGGAGGCCGGTTCCATGGAGAAAAAGGTCGCCGTGATCCACTGCAGTTCGGGCGGCTACAACAACACGAAGTGGAAATATGCCTACCAAGGCATCGAATCCTGCCTTTCCGCGGTGAACGTTGCCGGTGGCCCCAACCTTTGTGCCTGGGGCTGCATTGGCTTCAACGACTGCATGAAGGCCTGCAAGTTCGGCGCCATCAGCGTTGACGCCTGCGGGATGCGCGTGATCGACGCGGACAAATGCACCGCCTGCGGCGCCTGCGTGAAAGCCTGCCCGCGCAAACTGATAGAATTGGTGCCGCTTAAAAACGACGTTCACGTTAAATGCTCTTCCCAAGACAAAGGTCCCCTGGCCAAACAATCCTGCGGCAACGAGAAACCCTGCATCGGCTGCGGTATCTGCGGCCGCAAATGCCCGGTCCAGGCCATCACCATCGAAAACAACCTTGCCCGCATCGACTATGCGAAATGCATCAACTGTGGCATCTGCGCCACCGCCTGCCCCACCGGCGCGATCCTGGACCTGATCTGCGGAGCTCGCAAAAAAGCCGAGATCACGGATGAACTCTGCATCGGCTGCACCATCTGCGCGAAAAGCTGCCCCGTCCAAGCCATCAGCGGAGAAGTGAAACAGGTGCACAAGATCGACAAAGAGAAATGCGTGGGCTGCGAGATCTGCGTGAGCAAATGCCCCAAGCAGGCCATTAAAATGGTTTGA
- a CDS encoding RnfABCDGE type electron transport complex subunit A, translating to MSTLGQIFVIAISAIFVQNFVLSRFLGLCPYLGVSKKMDSAFGMGMAVIFVMTLASAITYLINSYLLVPYNLEYLRTLAFILTIAALVQFVEMVIQKNAPALYKSLGVYLPLITTNCAVLGVAILNITPLADGSTYNFGLAILNGFFSGVGFTFVLLAMAGIRQRLELVDMPKSMHGFASGLILAGIMALAFYGFMGLKI from the coding sequence ATGAGCACTCTGGGACAAATCTTCGTGATCGCCATCAGCGCCATCTTCGTTCAGAACTTCGTGCTGTCGCGCTTTTTGGGCCTCTGTCCCTACCTGGGCGTGTCCAAAAAAATGGATTCCGCCTTTGGCATGGGCATGGCCGTGATCTTCGTGATGACCCTGGCCTCAGCGATCACCTACCTGATCAACAGCTATCTGCTGGTGCCCTATAACCTGGAGTACCTGCGCACCCTGGCCTTCATCCTCACCATCGCCGCGCTGGTGCAGTTCGTGGAAATGGTGATCCAGAAAAACGCCCCCGCCCTCTACAAGTCGCTGGGTGTCTATCTGCCGCTGATCACGACCAACTGCGCCGTGCTGGGCGTGGCCATCCTGAACATCACCCCCCTGGCCGACGGCAGCACCTACAACTTTGGCCTCGCCATCCTGAACGGCTTCTTCTCCGGCGTGGGCTTCACCTTTGTGCTGCTGGCCATGGCCGGCATCCGCCAACGCCTGGAGCTGGTGGACATGCCCAAAAGCATGCACGGTTTTGCCAGCGGACTGATCCTCGCCGGGATCATGGCCCTGGCCTTTTACGGCTTCATGGGCCTGAAGATCTGA
- a CDS encoding electron transport complex subunit E, producing MSFMKELTKGIIKENPIFVIVLGMCPTLAVSTSVNNAIGMGAAATFVLVCSNIIISLIKGVTPDKIRIPVYVVVIASFVSIVDMAMAAFVPDLHKSLGLFIPLIVVNCIILGRAEAFASKNNMLNSLADGIGMGLGFTLALVVVATFREILGNGTWAGIKVLPQSYNPMLMAILAPGAFITLGLLMALMNLLKERKQ from the coding sequence ATGAGCTTCATGAAAGAACTCACCAAAGGCATCATCAAGGAAAACCCGATCTTTGTGATCGTGCTGGGCATGTGCCCCACCCTGGCGGTCTCCACCTCCGTGAACAACGCCATCGGGATGGGCGCCGCGGCCACCTTTGTGCTGGTCTGCTCCAATATCATCATCTCCCTGATCAAGGGTGTGACGCCGGACAAGATCCGCATTCCGGTCTATGTGGTGGTGATAGCTTCATTTGTATCGATCGTGGACATGGCGATGGCGGCCTTCGTTCCGGACCTGCACAAGTCCTTGGGCCTGTTCATCCCGCTGATCGTGGTGAACTGCATCATCCTGGGCCGCGCCGAAGCCTTTGCCAGCAAAAACAACATGCTCAATTCCCTGGCCGACGGCATCGGCATGGGCCTGGGCTTCACCCTGGCTTTGGTGGTGGTGGCCACTTTCCGTGAGATCCTGGGCAACGGCACCTGGGCCGGGATCAAAGTTCTGCCCCAGAGCTACAATCCCATGCTGATGGCCATTCTCGCCCCCGGCGCCTTTATCACCCTGGGCCTACTGATGGCCCTGATGAACCTGCTGAAGGAGAGGAAACAATGA
- a CDS encoding RnfABCDGE type electron transport complex subunit G, whose product MKLFLRLGLILLAFCVVATALLAYVNSVTKPKIDALKIKEAEEARSSLIAGATFEALGFKAGDDSLSYFVAKDAKTGEIRGYTFTAAKTGYSSNVKTMAAIGADFKLIAIKVIEQAETPGLGANCTQSSFTDQFKGLAADQVLVDKDGGPIKALTGATITSRAIANSLQEQIALVRKDIESRQLEAQP is encoded by the coding sequence ATGAAGCTGTTTCTCAGGCTCGGCCTCATCCTGCTGGCGTTCTGCGTGGTGGCCACCGCGCTGCTGGCCTATGTGAATTCCGTTACCAAGCCCAAGATCGACGCGCTGAAGATCAAGGAAGCCGAGGAAGCCCGGAGTTCCCTGATCGCCGGCGCGACCTTTGAAGCGCTTGGTTTCAAGGCCGGAGATGATTCCCTCAGCTATTTCGTGGCCAAAGACGCCAAGACCGGCGAGATCAGGGGCTACACCTTCACCGCGGCCAAAACCGGGTATTCCAGCAACGTGAAGACCATGGCCGCCATCGGAGCGGATTTCAAACTCATTGCCATCAAGGTGATCGAACAGGCAGAGACTCCCGGCCTCGGCGCGAACTGCACCCAGAGCTCTTTCACGGACCAATTCAAGGGCCTGGCCGCCGACCAGGTGCTGGTGGACAAAGACGGCGGGCCGATCAAAGCCCTCACCGGTGCCACCATCACTTCGCGCGCCATCGCCAACTCGCTGCAGGAACAGATCGCCCTGGTGCGCAAAGACATCGAATCCCGGCAATTGGAGGCACAACCATGA
- a CDS encoding RnfABCDGE type electron transport complex subunit D: MKDRFTVSPAPHLHDRTSIPNVMWNVVLALLPALGFAVYYWGLNSLWLTLLGVLAAVGTEALIQWLRKVPIRVSDGSAVLTGMLLTFNISPSSPWWLPVVGAIFAIAIGKQVFGGLGNNPVNPALLGRAFLLASWPALMTGIQTWKQPGTSISMSGIDPRIIDSNLQAVSSKAYDLVTGATPLNVAHTLRDSSFVNTLAATKDASLDIGNKIFNGMIDLGTLKNLFWGQIGGCIGEVSVFALLLGAVYLLWRRIIEWRIPFFYLLTVFVLTFLFGSLPGTGYSLTLPIFHLFAGGLMLGAFFMATDYTTSPITKNGRVVYAIGCGVLTVIIRLVGGYPEGVSYSILFMNVMTPLIDMLTRPKAFGRLKK, encoded by the coding sequence ATGAAAGACAGATTCACAGTTTCACCCGCGCCGCATCTGCACGACCGCACCAGCATCCCCAACGTGATGTGGAACGTGGTGCTGGCCTTGCTGCCAGCGCTGGGTTTCGCGGTTTACTATTGGGGTTTGAACTCTCTCTGGCTCACCCTGCTGGGAGTGCTGGCCGCAGTGGGCACCGAAGCCCTGATCCAGTGGCTGCGCAAAGTTCCCATCCGTGTTTCGGACGGCTCGGCCGTGCTCACCGGCATGCTGCTGACCTTCAACATTTCCCCCTCTTCACCCTGGTGGCTGCCGGTGGTGGGAGCCATCTTCGCCATCGCCATCGGCAAACAGGTTTTCGGCGGACTGGGCAACAACCCCGTGAACCCGGCCCTGCTGGGACGCGCCTTTTTGCTGGCCTCCTGGCCCGCGCTGATGACCGGCATCCAAACCTGGAAACAGCCAGGAACGTCCATCTCCATGAGCGGCATCGACCCCCGCATCATCGATTCGAACCTCCAGGCCGTTTCCAGCAAAGCTTACGACCTGGTTACCGGCGCCACACCTCTGAACGTGGCCCACACCCTGCGGGACAGTTCGTTCGTGAACACCCTCGCCGCCACCAAGGACGCCAGCCTGGACATTGGCAACAAGATCTTCAACGGCATGATCGACCTCGGCACCCTGAAAAACCTGTTTTGGGGCCAGATCGGCGGCTGCATCGGCGAAGTATCCGTCTTCGCGCTGCTGCTGGGAGCGGTTTACCTGCTCTGGCGCCGGATCATTGAATGGCGCATCCCCTTCTTCTATCTGCTGACGGTGTTTGTGCTCACCTTCCTGTTCGGCAGCCTTCCCGGCACCGGCTATTCGCTCACTCTGCCCATCTTTCACCTCTTCGCCGGCGGACTGATGCTGGGCGCTTTTTTCATGGCCACGGACTACACCACCAGCCCCATCACCAAAAACGGCCGCGTGGTCTATGCCATCGGCTGCGGCGTGCTCACAGTGATAATCCGCCTGGTGGGTGGCTATCCGGAAGGGGTTTCCTACTCCATTCTATTCATGAATGTGATGACCCCCCTGATCGACATGCTCACCCGGCCCAAAGCTTTCGGGAGGTTGAAGAAATGA
- the rsxC gene encoding electron transport complex subunit RsxC: MRLKTFPGGVHPHDHKHFSASAPIEVMPLPQRVVIPMSQHIGAPSVPIVKVGDEVKAGQKIADAGGFVSIPQHASISGKVTKIDVFPHPAGASALAIEITGDGNDSWIELGDDPNFLDLSAEELKNRIGEAGICGMGGAGFPTFVKLSPPADKPIDTVILNGVECEPYLTADDRLMLEKTQEVVNGLKILMKVLGAKQGIIGIEANKPDDIAAMKKILASESQFRVVPLKLQYPQGAEKQLIYAATRRKVPSGGLPMAVGVVVQNVATAFAIYEAVRYKKPLVERIISVTGSVVAHPKNLKARIGTPFTELVEFCGGVTEDPGKIISGGPMMGFALPSLAAPMAKGSSGLVLMNEKESKTLEERNCLRCARCVDVCPMNLLPSSIAQAVKAGAMDIALKAGLEDCMKCGSCAYVCPAHIRLVQWIDTGKIRHAEALRGKK; the protein is encoded by the coding sequence ATGAGGTTAAAAACCTTTCCCGGGGGAGTTCATCCCCACGATCACAAGCATTTTTCCGCCTCCGCCCCGATCGAGGTGATGCCCCTGCCCCAGCGGGTGGTGATCCCCATGTCCCAGCACATCGGCGCGCCCTCCGTGCCGATCGTCAAGGTGGGCGACGAAGTGAAGGCCGGGCAGAAGATCGCCGATGCCGGAGGTTTTGTTTCCATACCCCAGCACGCCTCGATCAGCGGCAAAGTTACCAAGATCGATGTTTTCCCGCATCCCGCGGGAGCTTCAGCCCTGGCCATCGAGATCACCGGCGACGGGAACGACAGCTGGATCGAGCTGGGCGATGATCCCAATTTCCTGGACCTCTCCGCGGAAGAGCTGAAAAACCGCATCGGCGAAGCCGGGATCTGCGGCATGGGCGGCGCGGGCTTCCCCACTTTCGTGAAACTCTCGCCTCCGGCGGACAAACCCATCGACACCGTGATCCTGAACGGCGTGGAGTGCGAACCCTATCTCACTGCCGACGATCGGCTGATGCTGGAAAAAACCCAGGAAGTGGTGAACGGCCTGAAGATACTGATGAAGGTGCTCGGAGCCAAACAAGGCATCATCGGCATCGAAGCTAACAAACCGGACGACATCGCCGCCATGAAAAAGATCCTGGCCTCCGAAAGCCAGTTCCGGGTGGTGCCGCTTAAACTGCAGTATCCCCAGGGCGCGGAAAAACAGCTGATCTATGCCGCCACGCGCCGAAAAGTCCCTTCCGGCGGCCTGCCCATGGCCGTGGGAGTGGTGGTGCAAAACGTGGCCACCGCCTTTGCCATCTACGAGGCCGTACGCTACAAAAAACCTTTGGTGGAGCGGATCATATCCGTTACCGGAAGTGTGGTGGCGCATCCCAAAAACCTCAAAGCCCGGATCGGAACGCCTTTTACCGAACTGGTGGAATTCTGTGGCGGCGTGACCGAGGATCCCGGCAAGATCATCTCCGGCGGCCCCATGATGGGTTTCGCGCTGCCCTCGCTGGCGGCACCGATGGCCAAAGGCAGCTCCGGACTGGTGCTGATGAATGAAAAAGAAAGCAAAACGCTGGAAGAACGCAATTGCCTCCGCTGCGCGCGCTGCGTGGACGTTTGCCCCATGAACCTGCTGCCCAGCTCGATCGCCCAGGCGGTGAAAGCCGGGGCGATGGACATCGCGCTCAAGGCGGGCCTGGAAGACTGCATGAAATGCGGAAGCTGCGCCTACGTCTGCCCCGCGCATATCCGCCTGGTGCAGTGGATCGACACCGGCAAGATCCGGCACGCGGAAGCCCTGCGCGGCAAGAAATAG